One Shewanella sp. MR-4 DNA window includes the following coding sequences:
- a CDS encoding S8 family peptidase produces the protein MLTHNKVAVMVATALYVGSGIASTSALNTVEPSSAWGPAPADYAPKPLAEDTFTWENQVNKTIKKQHAVFNAEADIQGVHKYIVQLSDAPISTYQGGVGQLAATQTTVAKARNTKAPLNLNQPQLKAYNNYLAEKRAAVVSQAQTLQGLDLKVGREFSVALNGFVTEMTQEQAAKLAKVPGVKRITREKIYELKTFSTPDQTGATSVWSNSALNSSNMGEGMVVGVIDTGINADHPSFAAVGGDGYKHTNPLNGKYLGDCAASPEYCNDKLIGIYSYPEITKAYTDPVFSETRPAIGLDYNSHGSHVAGTIAGNVIKDLPHTITEYTPDGKGIETGLVLPQVSGMAPHANIIAYQVCWPGGSGDPYAGCPTSAIVAAIEQSAIDNVDVINASLGGLEEDPWSEPMEQAFLNAAASGVFVAVAAGNSGPELMTADHSSPWVTTVAAHTADQIVTFKANGVENLSGGATTAPMNIIGSTKNFQSVTGLVVDAKNFKNPNETITSNIKNCDKPFPAGTFDLADNPATTDIDESQQDVIVLCSRSSLPLLNKAANVQAGGGEGIVIASLSPTQDNNLPGVPYAIPGTLVKYSDGNLLRTWLASGAGHMATLTAGGAELSAVDKERVANFSGRGPSYFGIDTLLVDIAAPGVDIFAPASDDQPFTKNPVTGQWATLSGTSMASPHVAGAATILRQSHPDWTPMQVQSALMMTASNTLTNASFLDNYSDYGDVSALQDAGAGRMHVELADKVGLLLDESMDNMAAANPNLGGRPKNLNTAYMVDTNCPNECSFVRTFTATEDGHWTVDSETWMGNFDISVQPTSFSIKAGETQSLVIKAKNKKNVSGAIYLDYTGSQGQVRLVSDNPNSPVLELPVWTYEGDSGLPNYVKINAHRKSATLNVGPFNTAEITDFTARSYGLAKGDDKTIHTYIDTTGGDPFDTVEVDGVQVNPNHIEWTEVPEGTKLLAGSVVGNDYGRVLVFMGQDSDGDGVPSMDETLCMSTNYSIANFCTISNPQAGRYFTVYMNLASLSYGQVDQGRDISISTALVTGDEGNLTVKAPAQIPGYSEYKLELAYQLPEMEVGNTYFGGFDIGSNANDAGNLGFVPVIVNQIDKDVTFTASRETAIPGEVIEFQVNVIANNEEQARDFALNASFPDAIQIIPDSVVASHATPGTPVLENNALSLTGVQETTKDVVRNYKITNNQNDPMCSLTAAKSPYPGYLELKENLGWKTLEGVEGAYYNEFQYKLKDLMNSEADISFPFFNKYFVDTIKLNPAGLVTFNTARRTPVSHVEFPSGTLGLLPMPEFIVAPFWTGDNRIPKRFDAGYGQYHLNAGITPTYTIARDWLVLEWDNVERANTPGQLVDFEMFLRMNINYEPGNYEMLFAYDNLQMVDDKGSIGFKAADGRIIVDGDTPMDLNLGDSVAYNNLGSVLSNKFVVCMDYTGPEESQFNLQFKAYVSEKAAGTTQTLKVENHLVGADSEVLELQLAVAGNIQLAAIADKMVKENESISFDVLYSDENQVSNMIEVMGDNFTTTVNGNTVTLTPTANFHGETRVTVMVKDSVNPEDAASTSFNLVVESDGIEYGCTNSSATNYDASANTDDGSCKLPAVIVEPEEKSSGGALGWLALGLLPLAYRRNRKTH, from the coding sequence ATGCTTACACACAATAAAGTCGCCGTGATGGTGGCGACCGCTTTATACGTTGGAAGCGGTATTGCTTCAACAAGCGCACTTAATACGGTCGAACCGTCTTCAGCATGGGGACCCGCACCTGCGGATTACGCGCCCAAACCATTAGCGGAAGACACTTTTACTTGGGAAAACCAAGTCAATAAAACAATTAAAAAACAACATGCAGTCTTCAATGCTGAAGCCGATATTCAAGGTGTTCACAAGTATATAGTACAACTTAGTGATGCTCCTATTTCGACCTATCAGGGTGGTGTCGGTCAGTTGGCCGCGACACAAACTACGGTTGCTAAGGCACGAAATACCAAAGCACCGCTCAACTTAAACCAGCCCCAGCTCAAAGCCTATAACAACTATCTGGCAGAAAAACGTGCTGCTGTTGTCTCACAAGCGCAAACATTACAGGGACTCGATTTAAAAGTCGGTCGTGAGTTTTCGGTTGCGCTTAACGGTTTTGTCACTGAAATGACGCAGGAGCAGGCGGCCAAACTGGCGAAGGTGCCCGGCGTTAAACGCATTACCCGTGAAAAAATCTACGAGCTTAAAACCTTTAGCACGCCAGACCAAACGGGGGCGACGAGTGTATGGAGCAACAGTGCGCTCAATAGCTCCAATATGGGTGAAGGTATGGTTGTCGGTGTTATCGATACCGGTATTAATGCCGACCATCCTTCATTTGCAGCCGTAGGTGGCGATGGTTACAAACATACCAACCCGCTCAATGGCAAATACTTAGGTGATTGTGCGGCTTCACCTGAGTACTGTAACGATAAGTTGATCGGGATTTATTCCTATCCAGAAATTACTAAGGCGTATACCGATCCGGTATTTAGCGAGACCCGTCCCGCAATCGGTTTGGATTATAACAGCCATGGTTCTCACGTCGCTGGTACTATTGCGGGTAACGTGATCAAAGACTTACCTCATACCATTACCGAATACACTCCAGACGGCAAAGGGATAGAAACGGGGTTAGTGTTACCGCAAGTGTCAGGTATGGCTCCCCACGCCAATATCATCGCCTATCAAGTCTGCTGGCCAGGTGGTTCGGGAGATCCTTATGCAGGTTGTCCAACGTCGGCCATCGTGGCGGCAATTGAACAATCTGCTATCGATAATGTTGACGTTATCAATGCTTCACTCGGTGGATTAGAAGAAGACCCATGGTCAGAGCCAATGGAACAAGCCTTCTTGAATGCGGCGGCATCGGGCGTATTTGTGGCCGTGGCTGCGGGTAACTCAGGTCCTGAGTTAATGACGGCCGACCATTCATCACCTTGGGTAACCACAGTAGCTGCTCATACTGCCGATCAAATTGTGACCTTCAAGGCTAATGGTGTAGAGAATCTGTCTGGCGGAGCAACCACAGCACCGATGAACATTATTGGTTCGACCAAAAACTTTCAGTCGGTGACAGGGTTAGTGGTAGATGCCAAAAACTTCAAAAACCCGAATGAGACTATCACTTCAAACATTAAGAACTGTGATAAGCCTTTCCCTGCTGGCACTTTCGATCTGGCTGATAATCCTGCGACTACCGATATCGATGAAAGTCAGCAAGATGTGATAGTGCTTTGTTCTCGTAGCTCTTTGCCCCTATTGAACAAGGCGGCCAACGTGCAGGCGGGTGGCGGCGAAGGTATTGTTATTGCTAGCCTTTCGCCAACTCAAGATAACAATCTTCCTGGCGTGCCTTATGCTATCCCTGGGACGTTAGTTAAGTACAGCGATGGTAATTTGCTGCGTACTTGGTTGGCCTCGGGTGCGGGTCATATGGCGACGCTAACGGCGGGCGGTGCTGAATTGAGTGCTGTTGATAAAGAGCGGGTGGCGAACTTCTCTGGCCGTGGCCCTTCTTATTTTGGTATCGATACCTTGCTTGTCGACATCGCTGCACCGGGAGTCGATATTTTTGCTCCTGCATCGGATGACCAACCATTCACCAAAAATCCGGTCACTGGACAATGGGCGACCTTATCCGGCACTTCAATGGCGAGTCCACATGTTGCGGGCGCAGCCACGATATTGCGCCAATCTCATCCTGACTGGACGCCAATGCAGGTGCAATCAGCCTTGATGATGACGGCATCCAATACGTTAACGAATGCGAGTTTTTTGGATAACTATTCAGACTACGGTGATGTATCTGCTCTACAGGATGCGGGCGCGGGTCGCATGCATGTAGAGTTAGCGGATAAAGTGGGCTTACTCCTCGATGAGTCAATGGACAACATGGCTGCAGCCAACCCCAATTTAGGCGGTCGTCCTAAGAATCTGAACACTGCGTATATGGTTGACACTAACTGTCCTAACGAGTGCTCATTTGTACGTACTTTTACCGCGACAGAGGATGGCCACTGGACCGTTGATAGCGAAACTTGGATGGGGAACTTCGATATTAGCGTTCAGCCAACAAGTTTTAGCATAAAGGCCGGAGAAACCCAGTCTTTAGTTATTAAAGCTAAGAACAAAAAGAACGTATCAGGTGCTATCTATTTGGATTACACGGGTAGTCAAGGGCAAGTGAGATTGGTCTCTGATAATCCAAACTCACCTGTGTTGGAACTTCCCGTGTGGACCTATGAAGGTGATTCAGGCTTACCGAATTACGTAAAAATTAATGCTCACCGTAAGTCGGCAACCTTGAATGTTGGTCCCTTTAATACCGCAGAAATTACTGATTTTACTGCGCGTAGTTATGGTTTAGCGAAGGGAGACGATAAGACCATTCACACCTATATAGATACAACCGGTGGCGATCCCTTCGACACTGTTGAAGTCGATGGTGTGCAAGTGAACCCCAACCATATCGAGTGGACCGAGGTGCCAGAAGGCACTAAGTTGCTTGCGGGTAGTGTTGTTGGTAATGATTATGGCCGAGTATTGGTCTTTATGGGGCAAGACTCAGACGGCGATGGTGTTCCATCAATGGATGAAACCTTATGTATGTCAACCAACTACAGCATTGCTAACTTCTGTACTATCAGTAACCCTCAGGCTGGACGTTATTTTACTGTCTATATGAACTTGGCGAGCCTCTCGTACGGGCAAGTGGACCAAGGTCGCGATATCAGTATCTCGACCGCTCTGGTAACTGGGGATGAGGGTAACTTAACGGTAAAAGCGCCTGCGCAGATCCCTGGTTACTCTGAGTATAAGCTCGAGTTAGCTTATCAACTGCCAGAAATGGAAGTTGGCAATACCTACTTCGGTGGTTTTGACATAGGTTCTAATGCCAATGATGCGGGTAACTTAGGTTTTGTGCCTGTGATTGTTAACCAAATCGATAAGGATGTGACCTTTACTGCGAGCCGTGAAACGGCAATTCCTGGTGAAGTGATTGAGTTCCAAGTCAATGTGATTGCCAACAATGAAGAGCAGGCCCGAGATTTTGCTTTGAACGCATCATTCCCTGATGCCATTCAAATTATCCCTGACAGCGTAGTCGCCTCACATGCAACGCCTGGTACGCCTGTATTAGAAAATAATGCCCTCAGCCTCACTGGCGTGCAGGAAACGACAAAAGACGTTGTGCGTAACTATAAGATCACTAACAACCAAAACGATCCTATGTGCTCATTGACGGCGGCTAAATCACCTTATCCTGGTTACCTTGAATTGAAGGAAAACCTTGGTTGGAAAACGCTAGAAGGTGTTGAAGGGGCTTACTATAACGAGTTCCAGTATAAGCTAAAGGACTTGATGAATAGTGAAGCGGATATTAGTTTCCCATTCTTTAACAAGTACTTTGTGGATACGATTAAACTCAACCCTGCAGGTTTAGTGACATTCAACACCGCACGTCGTACACCCGTGTCGCACGTTGAATTTCCATCCGGCACGCTTGGATTGTTACCTATGCCAGAATTTATTGTTGCACCATTCTGGACTGGGGATAACCGCATTCCAAAACGTTTCGACGCTGGTTATGGTCAATATCACCTTAACGCGGGTATCACCCCTACCTATACCATTGCTCGTGATTGGTTAGTGTTGGAGTGGGATAACGTTGAACGTGCGAATACTCCTGGCCAATTGGTTGATTTTGAAATGTTCTTACGTATGAACATCAACTATGAACCAGGTAACTATGAGATGTTGTTTGCCTATGACAATCTTCAAATGGTGGATGATAAGGGGTCTATCGGCTTCAAAGCGGCCGATGGTCGGATCATTGTCGATGGCGATACTCCGATGGATCTCAACCTAGGTGATTCGGTGGCATACAATAATTTAGGGTCAGTACTGAGCAATAAGTTTGTGGTTTGTATGGACTATACCGGTCCAGAAGAATCACAGTTTAACCTGCAGTTTAAGGCCTATGTATCTGAAAAAGCAGCGGGAACGACTCAAACTCTCAAAGTTGAAAACCACTTAGTGGGTGCCGACAGTGAAGTGCTTGAGTTGCAACTCGCCGTGGCTGGCAATATTCAGCTCGCAGCCATTGCCGATAAGATGGTTAAGGAAAATGAATCTATTAGCTTCGATGTGCTCTATTCGGATGAAAACCAAGTGAGCAATATGATTGAGGTGATGGGTGATAACTTTACAACAACCGTGAATGGTAACACTGTGACGTTAACGCCGACGGCTAACTTCCATGGCGAAACCCGAGTCACTGTTATGGTAAAAGATAGCGTGAACCCAGAAGATGCGGCATCGACCAGTTTCAACCTTGTTGTTGAGTCCGACGGTATTGAGTATGGCTGTACTAACAGCAGTGCGACTAACTATGATGCCTCAGCCAATACCGATGATGGCAGCTGTAAGTTGCCTGCGGTCATCGTTGAGCCTGAAGAGAAAAGTTCGGGCGGTGCTTTAGGCTGGTTAGCCTTAGGTTTACTCCCGTTAGCCTACAGAAGAAACCGTAAAACACATTAA
- a CDS encoding thioredoxin family protein translates to MSHPAVHQIESRAMLDSLLNQHHAVVLLFGAPSCGVCQALKPQITDMLAREFPQMALAYIDCEAQGEIAASYHVFSLPVVETVFYGKTFGRFSKVFSLNDIRHAIARPYSLVSQEQTEEE, encoded by the coding sequence ATGAGCCATCCAGCCGTACATCAAATTGAATCTCGAGCCATGCTCGACTCACTGTTGAATCAACACCATGCGGTAGTTTTGCTCTTTGGCGCGCCAAGCTGTGGTGTGTGTCAGGCACTGAAGCCTCAGATTACGGATATGCTTGCAAGGGAGTTTCCCCAAATGGCGCTGGCGTATATCGACTGTGAGGCTCAAGGCGAGATTGCCGCCAGCTACCATGTCTTTAGCCTACCAGTGGTCGAAACCGTGTTTTATGGCAAAACCTTTGGGCGCTTCTCGAAGGTGTTTTCATTGAATGATATCCGTCACGCCATCGCGCGGCCTTACTCATTAGTATCGCAAGAACAAACTGAGGAAGAATGA
- a CDS encoding ATP-binding cassette domain-containing protein, whose amino-acid sequence MQHHTTDSQAIAVKGLRYGRGNELLVVEDWQLMPAQHWAIFATDSYSGSLLGRILAGDIEPDAGQITGLPARIGWVSLGLQQALLERELEKDELDYGSTVESLVQECCLNDAHLAAILLKVELTHLKHRGFRQLSTGETRRVMLARALATEPNLLILDDPYAGLDIEHQLSLSQLLVEVAEHTQLLIITSRQEELPPCISHVALFNSDMLKSGQHVHQLSAPMSIEQWHTHPVMAQLNALSASRSAELLALMARQRHNAEAFDPIVDIKNGKVEYVSGLIFKGVNWRISAGQHWQVRGPNGCGKSTLLGLILGDHPQCYSNDITLFGRPRGSGESIWQIKQRIGIVSSALHLQYRVSCSALDVLLSGFYDSIGLYHKPTKPQLDLAKEWLAILHMSEFASTGFKKLDYGQQRLLLIGRALIKQPLLLILDEPYQGLDFINRTLVMRALDMIAEHHLSQLLYVSHHREDALPAIKNFVDFIKQDEGYSVEVSRSPD is encoded by the coding sequence ATGCAGCATCACACCACAGACTCTCAGGCGATAGCCGTTAAGGGATTACGCTACGGTCGCGGTAATGAACTGTTAGTGGTTGAAGATTGGCAGCTAATGCCTGCGCAGCATTGGGCGATTTTTGCGACCGACAGTTATAGCGGTTCATTGCTTGGGCGGATATTGGCTGGGGATATTGAGCCAGATGCGGGGCAAATTACGGGGCTGCCCGCGCGAATTGGCTGGGTGTCTCTCGGTTTGCAACAGGCGCTGCTGGAGCGGGAATTAGAAAAGGACGAACTCGATTACGGCTCGACGGTCGAGTCATTGGTGCAGGAATGCTGCCTAAATGATGCACACTTGGCGGCCATTTTACTGAAAGTTGAATTAACCCATTTAAAGCATCGTGGATTTCGGCAGTTATCGACCGGTGAAACCCGGCGGGTGATGTTAGCGCGGGCGCTGGCAACTGAGCCCAACTTGCTGATTTTAGATGACCCTTATGCAGGGCTGGATATCGAGCATCAACTCAGCCTGTCGCAGTTGCTGGTGGAGGTTGCCGAACATACGCAGCTGCTAATCATTACCTCACGCCAAGAAGAATTACCGCCCTGTATTAGCCATGTGGCGCTGTTTAATAGCGATATGCTCAAATCGGGTCAGCATGTGCATCAACTGAGCGCGCCCATGTCGATTGAGCAGTGGCATACACATCCTGTGATGGCGCAGCTTAATGCGCTTTCGGCCAGCCGCAGCGCCGAACTCTTGGCATTGATGGCGCGTCAACGCCACAATGCCGAGGCGTTCGACCCGATAGTCGACATTAAAAACGGCAAGGTCGAATATGTGAGCGGCTTGATTTTTAAAGGGGTGAATTGGCGGATTAGCGCGGGCCAGCATTGGCAAGTGCGAGGGCCCAATGGTTGTGGCAAGAGTACTCTGCTCGGACTGATTTTGGGCGACCATCCCCAGTGTTACAGCAATGACATTACCCTCTTTGGCCGACCCCGTGGTAGCGGCGAGAGTATTTGGCAGATTAAGCAACGGATTGGCATAGTATCGTCGGCATTGCATTTACAGTATCGCGTCAGTTGCTCGGCGCTCGATGTCTTATTGTCGGGTTTTTACGATTCCATCGGCCTGTATCACAAGCCCACTAAACCCCAATTGGATCTGGCCAAGGAATGGTTGGCGATTTTGCACATGAGTGAGTTTGCTAGCACGGGCTTTAAAAAACTGGATTACGGTCAACAGCGGCTATTGCTCATAGGCAGAGCCTTGATTAAACAGCCGTTATTATTGATTTTGGATGAGCCTTATCAAGGGCTCGACTTTATCAATCGCACCTTAGTGATGCGGGCTTTGGATATGATTGCCGAGCATCATCTAAGCCAATTGTTGTATGTCTCCCACCATAGGGAAGATGCCTTGCCTGCCATCAAAAACTTTGTCGATTTTATCAAGCAGGATGAAGGTTATTCGGTGGAGGTGAGTCGCAGTCCTGATTAG